TACGACAGGTACATGCAGATTGTAAAGTGTTTCAGGGATGAAGACCTCAGAGCCGACAGGCAGCCTGAGTTTACCCAGATCGACTGTGAAATGGCCTACGTTCAACAGGAAGATGTGCTGAATACATTTGAAGGCATGATAAAGCATATGTTCAAAGCGGTGAAAGGGATAGATTTCACTGAGCCGTTTCCCAGGATGACCTATGATGAGGCCATGTCGAAATACGGAAACGACAAGCCGGATATCCGGTTCGGAATGCAGTTCGTTGAACTGACTTCATCTCTGAAGGGAAAGGGATTCTCGGTTTTTGATTCAGCCGCTTACATAGGAGGTATTGTTGCTGAAAATTGCTCGGAATATACCCGCAAACAACTCGATGAGCTTACCGATTTTGTGAAGAAACCGCAAATAGGTGCAAAAGGGCTCATTTATATCCGTTATGGTGCCGATGGACAGGTTAAATCATCCGTTGACAAATTCTATACGCCCGAAGAACTTTCCTCTGTTGTTCAGAAAGCAGAGGCTAAACAGGGAGATCTTGTGCTGATCCTTGCCGGCGAAAAAACGCCGACTCTTAAGGCTTTGAGCGAATTGCGCCTTGAAATGGGCAGTCGTCTCGGTCTTCGCAAAAAGGATGTTTTCAAACCACTCTGGGTTATCGACTTTCCGTTGTTTGAATGGAATGAAGAAGACAAGCGCTTTTATGCGATGCATCATCCGTTTACAAGTCCCAAAACCGAAGATGCCCAATACCTCGAATCCGACCCGGCCCGTGTGAGAGCCAATGCTTATGATTGTGTGATCAACGGTGCTGAAGTTGGCGGCGGATCCATCCGTATTCACGAAGAGGGAATGCAGAAGAGAATGTTCAAAGCCCTTGGATTTACCGATGAAGAGGCTGAACGGCAGTTCGGCTTCCTGACCGGTGCCTTTAAATACGGGGCACCGCCGCATGGAGGCATTGCTTTCGGACTCGACAGGCTGGTTTCTATTTTCGCAGGTGAAGACTCCATCCGCGACGTGATTGCATTTCCCAAAAACAATGCAGGACGCGATGTAATGGCCGACTGCCCGGCTGAGATTTCAGACGCGCAGTTGAAGGAGCTGTCGATAAAAGTAGAGGTTAAATAGCCCCGCGCCTTCAGGCCGGGGTTCGGTATATCATATCAAGTCAAAGGTTTTAGCCCTACAAAAGCTAGGCGAAGTCTGTGACTTCGTCATTGCAGTTCTGACTCGATTTCACAGAAATCAGGCAGAGCCTGATAGCATATATTCGACTAAGGCAGAGCCTTAGCCGAACGGGGGTTACCAGTCACCAGTCACTAATCCAGCTTCAGCACCGCCAGAAACGCTGATTGCGGCACTTCTACGTTACCAATCTGCCGCATGCGTTTTTTACCTTTCTTCTGTTTTTCAAGAAGCTTTCGCTTACGGGTGATATCACCGCCGTAACATTTGGCTGTCACGTCTTTTCTTACGGCTTTCACTGTTTCACGGGCGATGATCTTGGCCCCGATGGCAGCCTGGATAGCAATTTCAAACTGCTGGCGAGGGATCAGGTCTTTCAGTTTTTCACAGATCTTCCGTCCGAAGGAATAGGCGTTATCGCGGTGAATTAACGATGACAGGGCATCTACCATGTCGCCGTTCAACAATATATCAAGCCTTACAAGGTTAGCCGGTTTGTATTCGGTGTAGTGATAGTCGAATGACGCATACCCTTTAGAAATACTCTTAAGCTTATCATAGAAATCAAATACGATTTCGGCAAGAGGCATTTCGAATGTGAGCTCAATCCGGTTGGTAGTAAGGTAAACCTGGTTCTTTAGCGTACCGCGTTTGTCAATGCAAAGCTTCATGACCGGCCCCACGTAATCCGACTGGCATATGATCTCCGCTTCAATATAGGGTTCTTCAATAAAGTCAATATAAGTGGGATCGGGGAGACCTGACGGGTTGTGCACATCCACCACTTCGCCCTTGTTGCTGATCACCCTGTATGAAACGTTCGGCACGGTATTGATCACATCCATGTTGAATTCCCTATCGAGGCGCTCCTGCACAATCTCCATGTGCAACAGGCCCAAAAAGCCGCACCGGAATCCGAAACCAAGAGCCGCTGAAGATTCAGGAACAAAGGAAAGCGAAGCATCATTCAATTGCAGTTTTTCAATTGAAGCGCGCAATTCTTCATAATCATCGGCATCAATAGGATAAATACCCGCAAAAACCATGGGCTTCACCTCTACGAATCCTTCAATGGCTTTATCACACGGCCGGTCATAGTGTGTGATGGTATCCCCCACCTTTACATCGCGAGCCGATTTTATTCCTGAAATAATATACCCGACATCGCCCGCACTTAATGTTGACTTGGGTTCATATTTCAGTTTAAGCACCCCTATTTCGTCTGCATCGTAATCTTTTCCCAGGTTCACGAATTTAACGTGATCATGAGAGTTTATTGTACCGTTAACAATTTTGAAATACGCAAAAATGCCACGGAATGAATTAAACACCGAATCGAAAATAAGAGCCTGCAACGGAGCATCCGGATCGCCTTTAGGAGCAGGAACCTGTTTAATGATCCTTTCAAGGATGAGATCAACCCCCATCCCGGTTTTTGCACTCACTTCAATGATTTCCTCGCGTTTGCAACCGATAAGATCCACGATCTGATCTTTTACTTCTTCAGGCATGGCGCTGGGCATATCCATCTTGTTCAGTACAGGGATGATCTCCAGTCCGTGATCAACAGCCTGGTAAAGATTGGATATGGTTTGGGCCTGTATTCCCTGTGTGGCGTCAACTACGAGTAACGCACCTTCACAGGCAGCTATGGCACGTGAAACTTCATAGGAGAAGTCAACATGGCCGGGAGTGTCAATGAGATTGAGAATATAGTTCGAACCTTCAAATTCATATTCCATCTGGATTGCATGGCTCTTGATCGTGATTCCTCTTTCACGCTCCAGGTCCATGTTATCCAGCACCTGATCCTGAAAATCCCTTTCGTTTAAGGTATGAGTAAGCTGAATCAGCCTGTCGGCAAGTGTACTTTTTCCGTGATCGATATGGGCTATTATGCTAAAATTCCGGATTTTATCCATCTGATATTTTATTCCAGTAAGGTCACAAAGATATCTATTCCTGCAAATAAATAAAATAACTACATTCGCCCATCAACTTCACTTTTATGAATCAGCATCCTGTTCAGATTATATCATGCGATTTTGAAAACGCGGCACATTGTGATGCGCTGGTAAGGCTCATGAGCGAGTATATAACCGATAAAATGGGCGGTGGCGAACCGTATACCGAAGAACAGAAGATAAGCCTTGTCGAAGGATTAAAAAATCATCCCAGCAAGCTGGTTATGTTTGCGGTTCAAGATGGCCAATTCATCGGACTCATCAATTCCTTCATGAATTTTGCCACATTTACCGTGAAGCCTTTCATTAACATCCATGATGTCATTGTCACAGGCGATTGGCGGAATAAGGGCATCGGCCGTAAAATGATTGAAGCGGTCATTGAAAAAGCCGGTGAGGCCGGATGCTCCAAAGTCACCCTTGAAGTGCGGGAGGACAATGAAAATGCGAAATACCTCTATAACAGTCTCGGCTTTTATGACGCCGAACCCCGGCAGTATTACTGGCAGAAGTATTTGTGAAGAAAGATACTGGATGCTGGATACTGGATACTGGATGCACGGCGAAGCCAACAAACACCGAACAAGGAACACCGATTTAAGATTTATGAACTTTTACCGATGCTGGATGCTGGAAACGGCGAAGCCTCAAAAAATCTCTTAGGCCTTAATGGCTTATTGCTTAATTACTAACAGTCTAACAGACTACAGACTAACAGACTGAATCAACCATCACTCATGCTTCAGCGCTGAACCAGGATTTACCCGGGAGGCCATCAGAGTATGGTAATAAACAGCTGCAATTGAAATAACAGAGACAATAATCGTGGGCACCAGGAAGTATGCGGCCTGTATGCCTATATGATTCGCATAATTGTAAAGCCAGTATCTGGCCAGGAAATAACTGCCAATCCATGCAATCAGGGATGCTGCCATAATAAGCCTGATTAATTCGGCTGCTCTTAGCATGAGAATGCTTTTGTTGCTTGCACCTACAACTTTCAGAATGCCGGTTTCACGTTGTTTTTTATTATGGGTAAACCAAATCAGTGAGAACAGGCTCAGACACGCCATAAGAATATTCACGACCGAAAGAAGTACAAAAATGCGCCCGGTTGTCAATACAGGCTTGTAATAATCACGCCTGTCCTGGTCGAGAAAATAATATACAAAGGGGTAGGCGTCGGTATAGGTTTCCCATGTTTGTTTGATGTATTGCACAGTCGACTGCTGGTCTTCAGGTTTAAGGCGAACTGAAAGATAACCCTCGTAGTTTCCGGGAAGGAACAGCAATACAAGCGGCCTGATCGGATTTTCAAGAGTTTCATAATTGAAGTCGTTTACCACCCCGATAATTTTTCGTTTAGTAGTTTTTTCAGGCACATCGGAAAGCTGAAAAAGGGTTTTGCCTACCGGATCTTTAATATCCATAAGCTTCACGGCGGTTTCGTTGATCACACAGGCCATTGTGTCATCCGAATTCCTGTTGAAGAACCTGCCACTGATCAGTTTAATCCGGTAGGTTGAGTCAAAGTCATAGCTAACCAGTAAGGTGGATGATGAATAACTGCGTGCAGCCGAACCGCCTTCGGGGTAATAAGGGAATCTCGGAAATCCGCTTCCCATGGGATTTGTGGCATTAGATACCGATATCACACCGTCATAACTTTTAATTTGCTTTTTAAAATCCTCCAGCTTTCCGGTCAATGCATCGGGCCGTCGGATCATAAGCAGGTTGCTCGTATCATAACCCCTGTCCTTATTTACAAGATAACGGTACTGGTAAAACACAACCATTGTCATGCTAACAGCTCCGATCGCAAGGAAAAGCTGGAATACCGACAATGCCTTACGGAACCTTCCTTTGTCGGGGAAATCATAATGGTTATGAACCACAGTCTCCGGGTTACATCCTGAAAGGTACCATGCCGGGTAAAGACCTGAAATAATTCCGATGAAAACAATGAGTACAATGAGCATGGAAAATCCTTCCGAATTGAGCAGCTGATTCAGGTTAAGCTGCACGCCTATATAGGCGCTGAATGCCGGCAATAATAACTCGGTGAACAATAATGCCAGAGCCAGTGCAAAAAATGCCAGAAGGGATGATTCAAGGAGAAACTGTGCTATTAAAGCCGGCCTTTCGGATCCTGATAGTTTTCGGATACCCACTTCAAGCGATCTTTTCATCGACTGCGCCGTAACAAGGTTGATAAAGTTAAGGCACGAAAGCACCATAATAATCACGGCCAGCGCTATAAAAAGATAAACATAGAATATTTTGCCGGTAGATTGCGTTTCACTTGCTGATTTAAGATGGATCTCACTAAGCGGTTCGGCTATAAAATGATAGTAATTGCCATTTTCAAAAGATTGTTGCCGGGTAACATTTAGCAAACGCTGGTAATCAGGAATCACATGATTCTGAGCAATCAGGCTCAGCCCTTCATTTGCACGATCTATTGAACCACCCTCCCTGAGCGTGAAATAGGTTAATAAATAATGGATAATCCAACGATCATTTGCCAGCATTTTCTGATAGGTAGAAATGGCCCCGACCATATCGAACTGGAGCGAAGAATTCTCCGGTACATCCTTCATTACGCCCGTTATTGTGTAATACGTCGAATCATTTTCAACACGTAATTTTCTTCCAACTGGGTTCTCATTGCCAAAATACTTTCTTGCCGAGGATTCGCTCAGTACTATACTGAAAGGATTTTTAAGCACTTCATCAGGAGATCCTTTTACTAAAGGAAAAGAAAACATGTTGAAAAATCCGGGATCAGAGAATATGAGATTGTCCTCATTATACCGGATGCTGTCATTTCGCAGAAGCCATGCACCGAATCGTGCAACCCTGACTGCATCCTCTACATCCGGAATTTCTTTTTTCATGGTTTCAGCAAGGGGAGTTGCTGTCTGAGGTATATTGATCCGGTTGCCTGCAATCAATCCGTCAACAGCCACACGGTAAATCCGGTCGGCATTCCTGTGAAACCGGTCATAACTAAGCTCCTTATGGGCATAAAGGAAGATAATTATACTGAACATCAGGCCAATAGCCAGACCAAAGATATTCACCAGGGTGTAATACCTGTTTCTGTTAAATACCCTTAAAGCTATTTTGATATAATTTTCGAGCATGGACAATACCCCAAATATTAGGTCTCAACATTCATGCCGCAGCAGGTAATGATTTAAATTACAGGTTAGTAAAAAATATTTGAATTGTAAAATCACATTTGCAGAACGTTCGGAAATGAACAGGAGGTGTGCGAAAACGCACAATTTACTGCTATAAGCATTTGGTGAAGTGAATATTGTAAAAATCAACCAGGTTGCTGTCGATTACCATGGTATCCCCGGTTTCCCATTTATCCACGAATTTTCTTCCCTTCAGGAAATAGCAACGGGTACAGGTGGGATTTCTAAGGAAAACGCGCTTTTCCGATTTTTTATAGACGATGAGCGCTTTCTGAATGTAAAGCGCATTGTGTGACTCTTCCAGCCGGTATGTGGCTTTGCGGACGGGAGTGCATGCAACAAATAAAAAAATAAAAAGGACAAACGTGCGGGTCATATTGTGAGGGAAGGACTATCACTAAGATACACATTTTAAACCGATTTACAATCGATGTATGTAAAATCCAACAACCGCATACCTGAGTTTGTTACTTAGTCCGGAGTTAAGTAAAAGCCTTAGCCATGAATAAACTGATAAATGGGTTGATACTTTTTGTAATGATGACGATTCTCCTCTGTTGCAGCCGCGATAATGCATACACCCAGGGCCCGGATGATCTTGATAAGAGAGTGAATGATTTTCTGAACAGTCATGTTTCCGGCTGGCATGATATGAACGTTCCTGCATCCGATGGAAAACTGCTGTATGACATCATTCTGAAAAATAATTATAAGAATGCACTTGAAATAGGCACATCAACCGGACATTCCGGAATATGGATGGCCTGGGCGCTGAGCAAAACCGGGGGTAAGCTGACGACGATTGAAATTAATGAAAGAAGGTACAATGAGGCATTGGAGAACTTCAAAAAAGCAGGGTTAATCGATTACATTGATGCCCGGCTTGCCGATGCCCATGAATTGGTGAAAACTCTGCCCGGTCCCTTCGATTTCGTGTTCAGCGATGCCGATAAGGATTGGTATGTCAATTACTTCAGGGCAATTGATCCCAAACTTTCAGTAGGCGGCTGTTTTACAAGCCATAACATTGGCATGTACGGAGCCCGTGATTTTTACGAATTCATAAAATCACTACCTTATTATACAACCAGCGTGGATTACAATGGTGCCGGAATGTCGATCAGTTATAAGACTGATAACCCCTAGCTTTACTGCGCTGTTATCTCGAGTACGGCGCTTGTCAATGGCTGGCCGTTTGTCACACTGAGTCCAACATTCATCAGGTATTCTCCTGAAAACACAACCGGGGCCGGCAGAATGCCCCACATGCCCGGAAACTGGTTAATTTCCTTAATGCTGTAATTCTTTGCCGGATCAAGGCCCTGCAACTTCACCGTGTTGAAGTTTTCATTAAACCGGGCATTCATTGTATATGAAAACAGGATGGCTTTGTCTTTCTGTTCGCTTACATACATCAGAACACACCTGTTTTCTTCATAGGGAGAGATCAGTCTGAAAAGGTCACCCTGCCATATTACATGGCTCAGTCTCTTGTAGTTTTTAACAGCTTCCTGGCTGAAAGCAAGTTCCTTTTCATTCATTTCGTTTACAGGAATATCATAACCCATTTTACCCATCATGGCCACATCGGTTTTGAATTTCAGCGATTGCTTCCCCCATGAGGTAATATGATTGCACACGGCCACTGACGGATAGAAGTAGGAATATCCCCACTGAATGTAAATTCTTTCGAGCGGATCGGTATCGTCACTGGCCCAGAATTCGGTAAAGTACTTCAGGGCTCCGTAATCCACCCTGGCCCCGCCACCCGAGCAAAGCATCATAGGCAGATCGGGATATTTCTGCCTTACCCTCTTCAATACGCTGTAAAGCCCGTTTACATAATCAACATACACGTGCGACTGCTTATCTTTCAGGTATGGTGAATAGGTATTGGTCATCATCCGGTTGCAGTCCCATTTGAAATAGGCAATTCCGGGAAGCCGTGTCAGCAACCCGTCAACAATTCCGTAAACAAAATCCTGAACCTGGGGATTGGTAAGGTCAAGCACAAGCTGATTGCGATAATAATGCTCCGGCCTGTTCGGGAGTTTCAGGATCCAGTCGGGATGCTTCTCATATAATTCACTTTTGGGATTTACCATTTCAGGTTCAATCCAAAGGCCGAATTTTACATTCTTTTTGGTAGCATCATCCGTAATTGCACTCAGTGTATTTGGCAGTTTCGTTTTATTTTCCTGCCAGTCGCCCAACCCCGCCAGGTCATTGTTCCTGGGATATTTATTGGCGAACCAACCGTCATCAAGCAGAAACATGTCCAGACCCATTTTTTTGGTGTCATCCAGGAGACTTTTCAGCTTTTCCTCGTTGAAATCGAAATAGGTGGTTTCCCAGTTATTCAAAAGCATCAGTCTTGAACCATTGCCATTCATTACACCGTAATTCCTTGCCCATTCATGCATATTCCGGCTTGCTTCCCCTTTTCCTTTTGTTGAATAGGTGAAAATGAATGAAGGAGTGATGAAAGGTGTAGCCGGTTGCAACGCATATTCCGAAGCAAAGGGATTGATTCCGCTTATAATCCTCAAGGAGTTACGCTCATCGAGTTCGAAAAGGA
Above is a window of Bacteroidales bacterium DNA encoding:
- a CDS encoding GNAT family N-acetyltransferase gives rise to the protein MNQHPVQIISCDFENAAHCDALVRLMSEYITDKMGGGEPYTEEQKISLVEGLKNHPSKLVMFAVQDGQFIGLINSFMNFATFTVKPFINIHDVIVTGDWRNKGIGRKMIEAVIEKAGEAGCSKVTLEVREDNENAKYLYNSLGFYDAEPRQYYWQKYL
- the lepA gene encoding translation elongation factor 4; amino-acid sequence: MDKIRNFSIIAHIDHGKSTLADRLIQLTHTLNERDFQDQVLDNMDLERERGITIKSHAIQMEYEFEGSNYILNLIDTPGHVDFSYEVSRAIAACEGALLVVDATQGIQAQTISNLYQAVDHGLEIIPVLNKMDMPSAMPEEVKDQIVDLIGCKREEIIEVSAKTGMGVDLILERIIKQVPAPKGDPDAPLQALIFDSVFNSFRGIFAYFKIVNGTINSHDHVKFVNLGKDYDADEIGVLKLKYEPKSTLSAGDVGYIISGIKSARDVKVGDTITHYDRPCDKAIEGFVEVKPMVFAGIYPIDADDYEELRASIEKLQLNDASLSFVPESSAALGFGFRCGFLGLLHMEIVQERLDREFNMDVINTVPNVSYRVISNKGEVVDVHNPSGLPDPTYIDFIEEPYIEAEIICQSDYVGPVMKLCIDKRGTLKNQVYLTTNRIELTFEMPLAEIVFDFYDKLKSISKGYASFDYHYTEYKPANLVRLDILLNGDMVDALSSLIHRDNAYSFGRKICEKLKDLIPRQQFEIAIQAAIGAKIIARETVKAVRKDVTAKCYGGDITRKRKLLEKQKKGKKRMRQIGNVEVPQSAFLAVLKLD
- a CDS encoding alpha-galactosidase, which codes for MKNLLFSVVVAIALNITAVAGERVIIPVSTNNVSLVLETGNDSRLYQAYFGPKIDISGDRMFQQPSHVAYITSGTDNLFEPAIRVTHNDGNPSLELQYVSHQVEKPENNVVITHIHLKDPKYPVEVTLHIKAFQKENVFEQWVEIIHQEKKPVTLYNYASSMLHFDAEKYWLTQFHGDWAEEMKMQESELTSGIKIIDTKLGTRAHMYQTPVFFLSLNGKSTENTGNLIAGTLEWSGNFRFLFELDERNSLRIISGINPFASEYALQPATPFITPSFIFTYSTKGKGEASRNMHEWARNYGVMNGNGSRLMLLNNWETTYFDFNEEKLKSLLDDTKKMGLDMFLLDDGWFANKYPRNNDLAGLGDWQENKTKLPNTLSAITDDATKKNVKFGLWIEPEMVNPKSELYEKHPDWILKLPNRPEHYYRNQLVLDLTNPQVQDFVYGIVDGLLTRLPGIAYFKWDCNRMMTNTYSPYLKDKQSHVYVDYVNGLYSVLKRVRQKYPDLPMMLCSGGGARVDYGALKYFTEFWASDDTDPLERIYIQWGYSYFYPSVAVCNHITSWGKQSLKFKTDVAMMGKMGYDIPVNEMNEKELAFSQEAVKNYKRLSHVIWQGDLFRLISPYEENRCVLMYVSEQKDKAILFSYTMNARFNENFNTVKLQGLDPAKNYSIKEINQFPGMWGILPAPVVFSGEYLMNVGLSVTNGQPLTSAVLEITAQ
- the aspS gene encoding aspartate--tRNA ligase; this encodes MYRTHTCGELRIADKEKKVTLSGWVQRSRDLGGMTFIDLRDRYGLTQLVFNMDADAALCQEARKLGREFVIAATGTVNERSNKNPKMPTGDIEIQVNAIQILNTSLTPPFTIEDESDGGDELRMRFRYLDLRRNPLKNNLLLRHKMAFQARNYLDSQNFIEVETPVLIKSTPEGARDFVVPSRTNPGQFYALPQSPQTFKQLLMVAGYDRYMQIVKCFRDEDLRADRQPEFTQIDCEMAYVQQEDVLNTFEGMIKHMFKAVKGIDFTEPFPRMTYDEAMSKYGNDKPDIRFGMQFVELTSSLKGKGFSVFDSAAYIGGIVAENCSEYTRKQLDELTDFVKKPQIGAKGLIYIRYGADGQVKSSVDKFYTPEELSSVVQKAEAKQGDLVLILAGEKTPTLKALSELRLEMGSRLGLRKKDVFKPLWVIDFPLFEWNEEDKRFYAMHHPFTSPKTEDAQYLESDPARVRANAYDCVINGAEVGGGSIRIHEEGMQKRMFKALGFTDEEAERQFGFLTGAFKYGAPPHGGIAFGLDRLVSIFAGEDSIRDVIAFPKNNAGRDVMADCPAEISDAQLKELSIKVEVK
- a CDS encoding class I SAM-dependent methyltransferase: MNKLINGLILFVMMTILLCCSRDNAYTQGPDDLDKRVNDFLNSHVSGWHDMNVPASDGKLLYDIILKNNYKNALEIGTSTGHSGIWMAWALSKTGGKLTTIEINERRYNEALENFKKAGLIDYIDARLADAHELVKTLPGPFDFVFSDADKDWYVNYFRAIDPKLSVGGCFTSHNIGMYGARDFYEFIKSLPYYTTSVDYNGAGMSISYKTDNP
- a CDS encoding ABC transporter permease, which codes for MLENYIKIALRVFNRNRYYTLVNIFGLAIGLMFSIIIFLYAHKELSYDRFHRNADRIYRVAVDGLIAGNRINIPQTATPLAETMKKEIPDVEDAVRVARFGAWLLRNDSIRYNEDNLIFSDPGFFNMFSFPLVKGSPDEVLKNPFSIVLSESSARKYFGNENPVGRKLRVENDSTYYTITGVMKDVPENSSLQFDMVGAISTYQKMLANDRWIIHYLLTYFTLREGGSIDRANEGLSLIAQNHVIPDYQRLLNVTRQQSFENGNYYHFIAEPLSEIHLKSASETQSTGKIFYVYLFIALAVIIMVLSCLNFINLVTAQSMKRSLEVGIRKLSGSERPALIAQFLLESSLLAFFALALALLFTELLLPAFSAYIGVQLNLNQLLNSEGFSMLIVLIVFIGIISGLYPAWYLSGCNPETVVHNHYDFPDKGRFRKALSVFQLFLAIGAVSMTMVVFYQYRYLVNKDRGYDTSNLLMIRRPDALTGKLEDFKKQIKSYDGVISVSNATNPMGSGFPRFPYYPEGGSAARSYSSSTLLVSYDFDSTYRIKLISGRFFNRNSDDTMACVINETAVKLMDIKDPVGKTLFQLSDVPEKTTKRKIIGVVNDFNYETLENPIRPLVLLFLPGNYEGYLSVRLKPEDQQSTVQYIKQTWETYTDAYPFVYYFLDQDRRDYYKPVLTTGRIFVLLSVVNILMACLSLFSLIWFTHNKKQRETGILKVVGASNKSILMLRAAELIRLIMAASLIAWIGSYFLARYWLYNYANHIGIQAAYFLVPTIIVSVISIAAVYYHTLMASRVNPGSALKHE